Proteins from one Anopheles nili chromosome 2, idAnoNiliSN_F5_01, whole genome shotgun sequence genomic window:
- the LOC128720937 gene encoding peroxynitrite isomerase THAP4-like: MANVHEALQPIQWLIGTWQSVTAKGSYPTIKDFSYNEIITFESLGQPLLNYEARSSHPVSGAPMHLERGFLRIKPGTNQVAFMVSHNFGIVVLEEGEATARGMQLSSKSVDRMSFGKDPAVKAIQKRYLLHDDGTLEIQTDMHTNNTPMTNHLNVIYKKID; the protein is encoded by the coding sequence aTGGCTAATGTTCACGAAGCTCTTCAGCCTATCCAGTGGCTCATCGGCACATGGCAATCCGTGACAGCTAAGGGCAGTTATCCGACTATCAAGGATTTTTCCTATAACGAAATCATCACGTTCGAATCCCTGGGACAACCGTTGTTAAATTATGAAGCACGTTCGAGCCATCCCGTATCTGGGGCACCAATGCATCTTGAAAGGGGATTTCTTCGCATAAAACCAGGCACCAACCAAGTTGCTTTTATGGTGTCGCATAATTTTGGAATTGTGGTTTTggaagaaggagaagcaaCTGCACGTGGAATGCAACTTTCGTCGAAATCTGTTGATCGAATGTCCTTTGGAAAGGACCCAGCTGTTAAAGCGATTCAGAAAAGGTATCTTCTTCATGACGATGGAACACTAGAAATTCAGACGGATATGCATACTAACAATACGCCAATGACCAACCATTTAAATgtaatatacaaaaaaatagattGA